Proteins encoded in a region of the Luteolibacter flavescens genome:
- a CDS encoding beta strand repeat-containing protein: protein MKLPSSCLPLAPAARLSLLTTALTLAVQSAPLTWNSAGPSNDWSTAAGNGNWNPGGVVWTQNADAVFDGSSGTPESINVTTNNIVNDITFGVSGFSISSAGAGQLILSNDLASTFTVMNAADTATIGETLANNTGTASSLTKAGAGTLNLNGAAGSSYSGGTTINAGTLIASHEGSLGVGPVVNNATLNLNKANVTFTGISTALSGAGTVNVTALGTVANSVMLNGDHSNFTGTWNIGVGATAGAGRVWMNGPDNAAATINVLPHATFFSTAGIHHAAITLGGGDTGESLGQFRLDTAGNTWTGPITLAGEMTGAGDGIVGTNAGPVYMTGIISESGGSRPLTKVGGGTLVLSGNNSYSGATRIMGGNISVASINNSGASGPLGTNALISLGTGGTAGTLLYTGTGETTNRTFDLGGTSGTGGINHSGTGLLKITGNVTASGLGSRALSLNGSTAGTGEISGQIQDNTTTGSTTLGANFAAAATTITLASVDGITVGAAISGTGIASGTTVTAINTGTRVVTVTPATSGAGTAGAIITVAGVVNRTSVVKNNGTGLWTLSGNNTFTGNVTVNTGDLVITSAAALGVGPKSVTVVPTANPASLSSLVLDGTGGDISLSPDFSFFTSYDGNAVIVGTPLPGEGAIINKAGNNTIAGSIVATTGGGGTTFLSSAGHLSLTGTLSSNVANRGFNFRGASTGSVSGPITDGTNPVNVFKDGGLGIWTLSGSNTNTGSTTVTEGTLRLDYSVHNDSKLSDGALNMNGGTIDLSGGSHDEIVSSTNLAPGKTSYITRSSGNSTIQLRNVTANAGSSLVLGASGIAKTDNYNINGILPWARVMVAGKPVLATNATDDFDGPIVPYAGGYSDITRLGPSSIPDNAGAIVRIVNGGTTGNITLANSPLTHIGFLQMDASAGSATISPANASDVLMVGEGTGGYIWQAPAAGSLVLGSAVNQGQVTTLYNTLNLTNDSAANPLVVNSIIADNGTDSISLTTGGGNSIVLNGDNTFTGSLNAGAGLLTLTGANTFDGTLTVNNGATVVLSGNNTGRPAASASRTVINSGGVLQLQANAGNTVSGISSALSVERTALQPLILNSGGILQLRSEAPVTFAGGNAIGGMGSANVTFDVNNLGTGTGNVLTIAPTGYDVNTTTVNVTGGNGYSLATGPINNVSGGGTLTLNPTSANYLVGGYTANATFSTNVVLSGTAAGNQVTGPINNPGTSGATTLIKNGTSTWLLSGGSNYTGNTTISEGTLKAGNAAAFGVSPLLTVNGTGVLDLNGFNASFNNVAGGAITASITDTSAGAGTTTLSAPGLGNTIVTRILNGPSKAVRVLIRNANSGVTPFGLDVPNTFAGGLVLANGTSSGTRLRITGTPVTNGPAGAIVSSPWGTGPIIIGETATDKAGILLDTMNGYTVANAITFNTALGTDQPGIRLDTSGHTFSGTITASLSRALFTNTGSARLTGKVTGPLGFELNPSTVAITLANQTASANDYAGDTTIGAGTTLVIGAPNQIPNGASKGSVTNNGTLNLAGHSDTINGLNGSGLVTASSAATLTIGDNNTSATFTGSTGGALGITKTGSGFQTITGAIGHQGDTTVSQGTLAINVASTFADGADVRLQTGGMLILTAAGTDVVDQLFINGAPQAVGKWGRPGSVASLGADFETPLISGEGLLSVTSANAASPYATWIDSFFPGVTDPAIIGQTADPDKDGVDNLTEFAFGGHPNNGSIRVKIYSFAVDSDFDGDTNKELILTAAIRTGAGSFGTGSPSTAASVADGITYSIQGSTNLNGFPATVNPVPTAITTDLPPAGSGYSYRSFSLGGSNGLPGKGFLRATVTAP, encoded by the coding sequence GTGAAACTCCCTTCCTCATGCCTCCCGCTGGCCCCGGCGGCGCGTCTTTCGTTGTTAACCACGGCCCTGACCCTGGCCGTCCAATCCGCCCCTCTCACGTGGAATTCCGCGGGCCCCTCCAATGACTGGAGCACCGCCGCGGGCAATGGAAACTGGAACCCCGGTGGCGTCGTCTGGACTCAGAATGCGGACGCGGTCTTCGACGGCAGTTCCGGCACGCCGGAGTCGATCAATGTGACGACGAACAACATCGTCAATGACATCACCTTCGGCGTCTCCGGCTTCAGCATCAGCAGCGCGGGTGCTGGACAGCTCATCCTTTCGAACGATCTCGCGAGCACCTTTACGGTGATGAATGCTGCCGACACCGCCACCATCGGCGAGACGCTGGCGAACAACACGGGCACCGCCAGTTCGCTGACGAAGGCCGGCGCGGGCACCCTGAATCTCAATGGCGCGGCGGGGAGCAGCTACTCCGGCGGCACCACCATCAACGCGGGCACTCTTATCGCCAGCCACGAGGGCTCCCTCGGCGTGGGCCCGGTGGTGAACAACGCGACGCTCAATCTCAACAAGGCCAACGTCACCTTCACCGGCATCAGCACCGCGCTCAGCGGCGCGGGAACCGTGAATGTCACGGCGCTCGGCACCGTCGCGAATTCGGTGATGCTGAATGGCGACCACTCGAACTTCACCGGTACCTGGAACATCGGTGTAGGCGCCACCGCAGGAGCCGGCCGCGTCTGGATGAATGGCCCTGACAACGCAGCCGCCACCATCAACGTGTTGCCACACGCCACCTTCTTCTCCACGGCTGGCATCCACCATGCCGCGATCACCCTGGGCGGCGGAGACACGGGCGAATCTCTCGGGCAGTTCCGTCTGGATACCGCGGGCAATACCTGGACCGGCCCCATCACCCTCGCAGGCGAGATGACGGGAGCGGGCGACGGCATCGTCGGCACGAATGCCGGACCCGTTTACATGACCGGCATCATCTCGGAGAGCGGCGGATCGCGCCCGCTTACGAAGGTCGGTGGCGGCACCTTGGTGCTCTCGGGAAACAACTCCTACTCCGGCGCGACCCGCATCATGGGCGGCAATATCAGCGTCGCCTCGATCAACAACTCCGGCGCATCCGGCCCGCTCGGCACGAATGCCCTCATCTCCCTCGGCACCGGTGGCACCGCAGGCACCCTGCTCTACACTGGCACGGGTGAGACGACCAACCGCACCTTCGACCTCGGCGGCACCAGCGGCACCGGTGGCATCAACCACTCCGGCACCGGCCTGCTGAAGATCACCGGCAATGTCACCGCGAGCGGACTCGGCAGCAGGGCGCTCTCCCTGAACGGCTCCACCGCTGGCACGGGTGAAATTTCCGGCCAAATCCAGGACAATACCACCACGGGCTCCACCACCCTTGGCGCGAATTTCGCTGCGGCCGCCACCACCATCACGCTGGCCTCGGTCGATGGCATCACGGTCGGCGCTGCCATCTCCGGCACGGGCATCGCCTCCGGCACCACCGTGACCGCGATCAATACCGGCACGCGTGTCGTCACCGTGACCCCGGCCACCTCGGGAGCCGGCACTGCCGGCGCCATCATCACCGTGGCGGGAGTGGTCAACCGCACCTCGGTGGTCAAAAACAACGGCACCGGCCTCTGGACGCTCTCCGGCAACAACACCTTCACCGGCAACGTGACGGTGAATACCGGCGACCTGGTCATCACGAGCGCGGCCGCACTCGGCGTGGGACCGAAGTCCGTGACGGTGGTCCCCACGGCGAATCCCGCCAGCCTCAGCTCGCTGGTGCTGGATGGCACCGGCGGCGATATCTCGTTGTCCCCGGATTTCTCCTTCTTCACCAGCTACGATGGCAATGCCGTCATCGTCGGCACGCCCCTCCCGGGCGAAGGTGCCATCATCAACAAGGCGGGCAACAACACCATCGCTGGCAGCATCGTCGCGACCACCGGCGGCGGCGGCACCACTTTCCTCTCAAGTGCAGGTCACCTCAGCCTGACCGGCACCCTCTCCTCGAATGTGGCCAACCGGGGCTTCAATTTCCGCGGGGCATCGACCGGCTCCGTCTCCGGTCCCATCACCGACGGCACGAACCCGGTGAACGTCTTCAAGGACGGCGGTCTCGGCATCTGGACCCTTTCCGGCAGCAATACGAACACCGGCAGCACCACCGTCACTGAAGGCACGCTCCGTCTCGACTACTCCGTCCACAATGACTCGAAGCTCTCCGACGGTGCGCTGAACATGAATGGCGGCACGATCGATCTCTCCGGCGGCAGCCACGACGAGATCGTCTCTTCCACCAACCTCGCCCCGGGCAAGACCAGCTACATCACGCGTAGCAGCGGAAACTCCACCATCCAGCTCCGCAACGTGACGGCCAATGCAGGTTCCTCGCTGGTCCTCGGCGCGAGCGGCATCGCCAAGACGGACAACTACAACATCAACGGCATCCTTCCATGGGCGCGCGTGATGGTCGCCGGCAAGCCGGTGCTCGCCACAAATGCCACGGATGACTTCGACGGCCCCATCGTTCCCTACGCCGGTGGCTACTCCGACATCACCCGTCTGGGGCCGAGCTCCATCCCGGACAATGCCGGCGCCATCGTCCGCATCGTGAATGGCGGCACCACGGGCAATATCACGCTAGCCAATTCCCCGCTGACGCACATTGGCTTCCTGCAGATGGATGCTTCCGCGGGTTCCGCGACCATCTCGCCCGCGAATGCCTCCGACGTGCTCATGGTGGGCGAAGGCACCGGCGGATACATCTGGCAGGCACCCGCGGCTGGCAGCCTCGTGCTCGGTAGCGCTGTGAACCAAGGACAGGTCACCACGCTCTACAACACGCTGAACCTGACCAATGACAGCGCGGCAAACCCGCTGGTGGTGAATTCCATCATCGCCGACAACGGCACCGACTCGATCAGTCTCACAACCGGCGGTGGCAACTCGATCGTCCTGAACGGCGACAATACCTTCACCGGCTCCCTGAACGCCGGTGCCGGGCTGCTGACGCTGACCGGGGCCAATACCTTCGACGGAACGCTGACCGTGAACAACGGCGCGACCGTGGTGCTCTCCGGCAACAACACCGGCCGCCCCGCTGCCTCCGCCAGCCGCACCGTCATCAACTCCGGCGGCGTGCTGCAACTGCAGGCCAACGCGGGCAACACCGTCTCCGGCATCTCCTCGGCTCTCTCCGTGGAGCGCACCGCCCTGCAACCGCTGATCCTGAACTCCGGTGGCATTCTCCAGCTCCGCTCGGAGGCCCCCGTCACCTTCGCCGGCGGCAATGCCATCGGCGGCATGGGTAGCGCGAACGTCACCTTCGACGTGAACAACCTCGGCACCGGCACGGGCAATGTCCTGACCATCGCTCCCACCGGCTACGACGTGAACACCACCACGGTGAACGTGACCGGCGGCAACGGCTACTCGCTGGCCACCGGCCCGATCAACAACGTCTCCGGCGGCGGTACTCTGACCCTAAACCCGACCTCGGCGAACTATCTGGTCGGCGGCTACACGGCCAATGCCACCTTCTCCACCAACGTCGTGCTCTCCGGCACGGCGGCGGGAAACCAGGTGACCGGCCCGATCAACAATCCGGGCACCTCCGGTGCGACCACCCTCATCAAGAACGGCACCAGCACCTGGCTGCTCTCTGGTGGTAGCAACTACACTGGCAACACGACGATCTCCGAGGGCACGCTGAAGGCAGGCAATGCGGCGGCATTCGGCGTCAGCCCGCTGCTGACCGTGAACGGCACCGGCGTGCTCGACTTGAATGGTTTCAACGCCTCCTTCAACAACGTGGCCGGCGGAGCGATCACGGCATCCATCACGGACACCAGCGCGGGCGCAGGCACCACCACCCTCTCTGCACCGGGTCTGGGCAATACCATCGTCACCCGCATCCTCAATGGCCCGTCGAAAGCGGTGCGAGTCCTGATCCGGAATGCGAACAGCGGCGTCACGCCCTTCGGGCTCGACGTTCCGAACACCTTCGCCGGTGGACTCGTGCTGGCGAATGGCACATCCTCCGGCACGCGTCTCCGCATCACGGGCACCCCCGTGACGAATGGACCAGCCGGAGCGATCGTCAGCAGCCCCTGGGGCACCGGCCCCATCATCATCGGTGAGACCGCCACGGACAAGGCAGGCATCCTGCTGGACACGATGAACGGCTACACGGTGGCGAATGCCATCACCTTCAATACTGCGCTGGGGACCGATCAGCCGGGCATCCGATTGGATACCTCGGGCCACACTTTCTCCGGCACCATCACGGCGAGTCTTTCCCGCGCGCTCTTCACCAATACCGGCTCGGCTCGCCTGACCGGCAAGGTGACGGGACCGCTCGGCTTTGAGCTGAATCCCTCCACCGTGGCCATCACGCTGGCGAACCAGACCGCGAGCGCGAATGACTACGCGGGCGACACCACCATCGGCGCAGGCACCACCCTGGTCATCGGCGCGCCGAACCAGATTCCGAACGGTGCATCGAAGGGCAGCGTCACGAACAACGGCACGCTAAACCTCGCCGGACACAGCGACACCATCAACGGGCTGAATGGAAGCGGCCTCGTCACCGCCAGCAGCGCCGCCACCCTGACCATCGGCGACAACAACACCTCGGCCACCTTCACCGGCTCGACCGGCGGTGCGCTCGGCATCACGAAGACCGGCAGCGGCTTCCAGACCATCACCGGAGCCATCGGCCACCAGGGCGACACCACCGTCTCCCAAGGCACGCTGGCCATCAACGTCGCCTCGACCTTTGCCGATGGCGCGGACGTTCGTCTCCAGACCGGTGGCATGCTGATCCTCACGGCGGCGGGCACGGACGTGGTCGACCAATTGTTCATCAATGGAGCACCGCAGGCCGTAGGCAAGTGGGGCCGCCCCGGATCGGTCGCCTCGCTCGGAGCCGACTTCGAGACCCCGCTGATCAGCGGCGAGGGCCTGCTCAGCGTGACGAGTGCGAATGCTGCATCCCCGTATGCCACGTGGATCGACTCCTTCTTCCCCGGAGTCACCGACCCGGCCATCATCGGCCAGACCGCGGACCCGGACAAGGACGGCGTGGACAACCTCACCGAGTTCGCCTTCGGGGGCCACCCGAACAACGGCAGCATCCGGGTGAAGATCTACTCCTTCGCCGTCGATAGCGATTTCGACGGAGATACCAACAAGGAGCTGATCCTCACCGCCGCCATCCGCACCGGAGCCGGATCCTTTGGCACCGGCTCTCCATCCACGGCCGCCTCCGTGGCCGACGGGATCACCTACTCCATCCAGGGCAGCACCAATCTGAATGGCTTCCCCGCCACGGTGAATCCAGTGCCGACCGCCATCACCACCGACCTGCCACCCGCAGGCAGCGGCTACAGCTATCGCAGCTTCAGCCTCGGCGGCTCGAATGGTCTGCCCGGCAAGGGCTTCCTCCGCGCCACGGTCACAGCCCCGTGA